The DNA window CAACTCACATTCAACAGTACATCCAAGACACAGTCGCTTTCAGCAACGAGTACAAGAGTAAAAGTTATCTGAGAGTTATTTTGAGGAGAAGGAGAAGGTATGGAGGATATACTGTCCACTTAGGTTTGCTGCTGGTTTTTGTTGGAGTAGCCGGAAGCGTTTACGATCAGACGTTTGAGAACGTTAAGCTCGAGTTAAATCAGCCGAAGAACATCGGAGAGTACACGTTCGTGTACAGGGGACTGAAGTTCGAGGACACACCCCTCAAGACGGCTTGGATCGCTCAGGTGGAAGTTTGGAAGGGAGATAAGCTCTTAACCGTACTAACTCCGGGTATAGAGGAGTACAAAACGAGGGGGGAAGAGATAAGAAGAGTTGACGTATACTCTGAGCCTCTTAAAGACATCTACTTGATATTTAACGGTGGGGGAAAGGATTACATCTTCCTTGAAATTAAAATTAATCCCCTCGTCAACTTCATCTGGCTTGGTTGCTGGATAATGACCTTCGGCGGAATATTTGCGTTAATACCAAGGAGTTTAGTTAGCAAATACGTATTTAGCGAGAGAGGTGTCACAGCATGAAAATTAGATATTTTATTATTTTCATTTTTCTTCTAATCTCAATTTCCTCAGCTTTAACAGTAGAAGACGTTGAAAAAGACGTTATGTGTGTTTGTGGCTGCGGAAAAGTCCTTGAGAACTGTGAATGCGGTACGGCGGAGAAAATGAGGAAAGAAATAGAAGGGATGATCGCAAGAGGAATGAGCAAGGAGGAGATAATATCAGAGCTTCAGGCAACTTATGGTAAGGAAGTTCTCGTAAATCCTCCGAAAGAAGGTGTTTTTCTTGGCTTGTGGTACTATCCAGTGGCGATTACAATAGCCGGAGTTTCGATAGTTTACGCTCTTCTCAAAAGAAGGGGAGGTAAATGGTATGGTGATCCAGATGAGACGATTAACGTTGACGAAGATTATTTGGAGAGGTAGCTAATTTTTTATTTCCTATTTTCAAGCTAAAAGCATGCGTGCAAGGGGTTACAAATTTTTAAACGCTCTGTACGAGATCCTCGTTTTCGCAATGGCAGTAATCGTTCTGTTACTTCTCATCGGCTACATATACTGGATTCTCACTCAAATTTACGCTTTAATTCAAACTGGAAGCAAGGAAATATTCGACAAGATAGTGATCGAAATCCTGACTTTTCTCGTTTTAATAGAGCTTGTTAGAATATTCACCGAATACCTTGAGTTTAGAAGGGTCAGACTTTATTTGATGGCTGAACTTGCAGCCATTTTCATTCTGAGAGAGATGTTTATAATTCTCTACGCAAAGGAGTTCGACTGGCTTTCACTGATAGCATTCTCCGTCCTCATACTATCAGTTACAGCCGCGAGGACTCTCGCGATACTGTATTCTCCCCAGAAGAGGTAGCTACTCGAAGCCATTAAAATACTTCTCCACAATTTTCTGAATACCTTCGTGGAGGTGTTTGTGAACAGTGCTTTTTGAAAGGTTTATCGCGTTGGCAATATCAACGAGCGTTGCCCTCCTTTTCCTATCAAAGTATCCCATCTCGTAGGCAGTCTTTAAAACGTAATGCTGCTTTTCAGTGAGCTTAACCTTTTCTTCCAAGCTTTTCACTTCCAAGATCTCCCACCTCGCAAAGTTTTTGAGCTTTTCATAAGCCTTTTTCAGCTGTCTCACATCTGGTGCGTAGACGGTGTAAATTTTACATCCGTTCTCGACTATTATCGGCGGTTTAACGAAACAGTAAGAGTCTTCGAAGGCTTTTATTCCAGTTGTGTCTTTTATAACCGCCAGAAAATCGAGATTTGTTTTAGTCTTTTCAAGAATTTGAAAGAACTTAGTGCTCTCATGGGCTTCTATAACTTTAAAGCACTCAGAAAGGTCATCAACCTTCGAAATTCTTCCGAGAAATAAAGCCTCGTCATCGCTTAAAAGGATGTACTCAAGAAGTTCCATTGTAACTTTACCGTTTTCGGTAGCCTTTGCCAACGAACATGTAGGCTGAGCAACTTTCACTTTTGCAACATACATATAGGAAATGTCCGCTCCAACATATTTAATATTAAAGGTGGAAATGTTCGCAGTATTTGTTATACTTTTTCGCCAAATAGTATATCTTTAACCAAAAATAATACAATTTCGTGAATGCCGTATGAAGGAAGTTATAGAGAAAATGGTTGATGAAGCAATAGAAGCCCAGTGGGCTGACGTAAAAACCGTGGAGAAGAACAGAGGAGGAGAATTTGTAATAGATGATGTGAAGGCGTACGTAGATGTTGTAAATAAAATGAAAGCTGTTGGAGAGCAGAGTGAGGCAGTGATAAGGTTGCACGTGGATTCTGTGAACGCACATTACGAAGTACTTAGAAGTTTGACGAAAACCGTAAGACCGGAAGACGATCCATTTGTTGAACACTACCAAACCCCTGCAATTTTGGAAATACTTTACGAGGAAGATGGAAAATTCAGGGAGAGCGTGGAGAAGTTTATAGAGGAGATAGGCAGAGCCGAAGCTTTGATAGGGAAAGAAGTCGTGAGGAGGTACGGTGGTTTTTACGGACCGACGTGCGTTGTGGATTTCGCTCTCGTGCCGGGAAGCACGAGTAATGTGGTGAATCAGATTTTGAAGGGAATGGATTTACCAAAGGAGCATAAAGAAACGATATTAGCAGCTAAATCCTGGGCTATGAACACTTCCTACGGAATTGGAGACGTTTTCGCTAAGGAAATTGAAAGAGGAGCTACTCTGAACGAAGCTCTGGAAAAAGAGATCGAAATGCTGAAGTTCATCTACGACAAACCGACCGAAGCTCAGGCAGCTCTTATGGATAGCCTGAACCACGAAAGCTTCGACGTGAGAACGTACATGAGCGAGTACAAAAAGAGAATGGAGGGAGCCGTTAAAAATGCTCTTGACGATGAAGTGCATTATGCAAACATCATAACAGTTCCGGCTTACTGTGTGGGAGACATAGCTCACCACATATCTCAGTCTACCTACAACATGTGCAAGGACGATGTGGTGATGGCAGTTATAACAGCTGTCAGCGAGGTCATGGAGGCGAGTTTAAGAGATAATTTAAACAAATTTGAAAACGAGTTCCACCCGTTGTGGCTCGCCACTGGCTCGACAGCAGTCGCTACAGAGTACATCCTCGAACTGGACGGATTCACGGCTCCTATGATCGTAGATCTTCTCACAAAGAGATTCCACAATTTCGTGCAGCTTTATCCTTCCCGAGACGCTGCCGCTGAGCTGCACAACCACGACTTCATGGACATGATATACAGGGGATGGAAGCTTCTCGACAAAGCGATGAGAGCGAAAAATGGCAGTAAAGACGAGTTAAAAGTTAAAGTAGGTGATTTCGAGGTTAACCTCGATCCGATCCACAAGAACGAAGTTTTGATGAATCCTCAGCGCTACACGTATCCGGGCTGTGCGATAAGCGTGAGGTTTTCCGCTTTAATGAGATTGGCTGATTACCCTTGCCTTCTCACAAGCGAGCCTGTAACTGCTACGATGATGACGAATGTTATAGCCCTACATAAGAATACGCCAAACGCTCCAGCAAGAAGGTGCAAAGACTGTGCAACAGCAGCTATGATAGATGTTAGACATCAATACTGCCAGTGGAAAGAGGCTGTCTAATTTTTTAATTTTTGAGGTGAAAGGTTTTGAAGTGTTACATCTGCGCGGAACAGGGGAAAGATAGTGATGCTGTGGCAATTTGCATAGTTTGCGGGATGGGTGTTTGCATGGAACATTTAGTTAGAGAGGAAGTTGAGCTGTGGAGAGGAGATTATCCATTCCCGGCTAAAAAGCTGAAAAAACCAGTCCCAAGAATTCTCTGCGTAATCTGTCACGAGGCTTACGAGGAGGGTTGAAATGAGCTTAGCCAAGAGATTTGTAGCTGAGGTTATTGGAACAGCTCTTTTAGTATTCTTTGGAGCCGGATCGGCAGCAATTACACTTATGCTTGCGAAAAATGCTCAAAAGCCCAACGAATTCAACATTGGCATAGGTGCTTTAGGAGGGCTTGGTGATTGGCTCGCAATTGGCATGGCTTTCGCTATAGTCATAATGGCAGTCATATATTCCCTCGGAAGAGTGAGCGGGGCGCATATTAATCCCGCGGTTACGATCGCTTTATGGGCTACCAAGAGGTTTCCAACTTCGGAAGTAATCCCTTACATTGCCGCCCAGCTCATTGGAGCAGCTTTAGGTAGCACGCTATTTTTGGCTTGCGTTGGAAGTGATGCTGCTTTAGTTGGTGGAATGGGAGCCACTGCTCCTTTTCCGGGAATAAGTTATTCTCAAGCTCTTCTGGCTGAAATGGTGGGAACTTTCGTTTTAATGCTTGTAATAATGGGTGTTGCCGTTGACGAACGAGCTCCTCCCGGATTTGCCGGACTCGTGATAGGTCTGACAGTCGGGGGAATTATCACCACGATCGGAAACATATCCGGCTCATCCTTAAATCCGGCAAGAACGTTTGGACCTTATCTCGTGGATTCAGCCTTTGGGATAGACCTCTGGAAATTCTTTCCGATCTACGTTATCGGTCCAATAGTTGGGGCTGTTGTAGCAGCTCTTCTCTACGATTTTCTTAGCTCGGAATAATTTCCATATTTTTTAAGCTCAATTTTTGAGGACAAAGTTTAAATTCAAATTTCGTCAGCATTTTAGTGAGCCGCCGTAGCTTAGCTGGTAGAGCGTCGGCCTGTTAAGCCGATGGTCGCAGGTTCGAATCCTGCCGGCGGCGCTATTAATTTTGTTCTTCCAAGCTAAAAGATTATAAATAACTCCACTCATCTCCTCAGCCATTCAGATCCTTTTACATCTCAATTTCGTCAACTTGTTTAATTTTAACTAAGGTTGAAAATTCGTTCGCAGTAAAGTGGCTAAAGACCGTATGTCACTAATTTTTATACTCAAGAGAAAATCGACTCTCATGAACGGAGTTCACAAAGACTTTCTCATCCTCGGCATGCTATTTGCTGTCACATCGTTCGACACGCTTCTTCTCGGATTTGCTATCCCAAAAATTATAGTTCTGTATTCCCTTTCGAAAGCTCAAGCTGGTTTGCTCGGCACGATTTTGATGATTGGCGTTGGAATCGGCGCAATAATTCTCGGAGCACTTTCGGACGTGCTTGGAAGAAAGAACATTATAATTTTCTCTGTTTCCCTCTTCTCAACATCAACAGGTTTGCTCGGATTTGCGGAAAATTTTCTTAGCTTAGCAATTCTTTTATTCTTCTCCGGTTTTGGTCTCGGAGGAGGATTGACTTTAAGCATAGCTTATTTACCAGAGATCATCCGAGATAAACCCCTCGAAAAGTACATGTGCTACTTCGAATCTTTCTGGGGGATTGGTGCACTTTTCGTGGTCTCTACTTCTCGCATTTTGCTTGAAAGACCACTAAAAGAGCTCTTTTTCGTTGGTGCATTCCCTTTCCTTCTTCTCCCCATCTTTTTCAAGCTTTCGGAAATCAGAGCGGAGAAAAGCACAATATCAGGAAACATTAGAGAGCTTTTATCGAAGTACTGGAAGATAACTATTCTTCTATGGGTCATCTGGTTCTGTGGCGTTTATACGTATTACGGAATTTTCCTCTGGCTTCCAGAAGTTATGTCGTCGATAGCTGGATTTAAAGCCGGATACTCATTGTTAATCCCCGTTTACGGCATTCAAATTATTTCTCCGCTTTTTCTTTCCCTGATCATAAGGGACGACAATACGGAAAAATTGCTATTTCTGTATTCCCTTGCAGCAGCCATCTTCACCCTTCTTTCCATATCAGCGAGTGATTTCCTCGTTTTGGGAATGATCTCAACGTCCTTTTTCAGCATAGGCGGATGGGTTCTTTTTATCTTAAGCACTCAAAAGAGCTACCCGCAGAAGATGCGAGGAATTGGAGTTGGTTCCGCTGCGAGTGTTGGGAGAATTGGAGGTATCGTCGCTCCTTACTTCACCGGACTGCTGTTAGATATTTACGGAATCTTCGTGGCATTTACGGCAATTTCTCTGATGTTCGTGGTTATAGCTATACTTTCATTCCCCCTCCTAAAAATTCGCAAAGAAGTTAGAGCTCATTAACAATTTCGTCCGAAGTTTTATATAGTCACAGAAAAACATCTACATCTATGGATGGGTTTCACATGTTTCCCTTCGGTTTTGGATTTTTCGGCTTCGGGATGATCTTCTGGTGGGTTCTCTGGATTATCGTAGCTTACCTCGTTTATCAAGACGCTGAAAAGAGAGGTATGAACGGTCTGTTGTGGTTTATTCTTGTCCTCATCCCAATGCTCGGAATAGTTTTCCTCCTCGTTTATCTTGCTGTAAGGGAAAGTAAGGCAGAGGAAGGAAAGAGCAGCGCACTCGAAATTCTAAAAGAAAGGTATGCGAAAGGAGAGATCACGAAAGAAGAGTTCGAAAGGATGAGGAGGGAAATTGAGGGGTAAGCTGCATGGAAGAACACATGCATCATGTCGAGGAGAGAAAAGCTAAGCACGAGCATAAAAAGCTGCATCACGAACACATGATGGAAGACTTCAAGAGGAGATTTCTCGCCTCAACAGCCCTTACAATCCCAATTATAATCCTTTCACCCTTCATTCAAAAAGTTTTCAACTACACTCTCGAATTTCTGGGGAGAGCGTACGTTCTTTTCCTACTTTCCTCCATCGTTTACTTCTACGGCGGATACCCCTTCTTCAAGGGATTTTTCGACGAGTTTAAAAAGAGAACCCCCGGAATGATGACGCTAATAGCTGTTGCCATCACCTCAGCCTACGTTTACAGCTCAGCCGTAGTTTTCGGATTAAAAGGAAAGTACTTCTTCTGGGAGCTGGCGACGTTAATTGATGTTATGCTTCTCGGACATTACATAGAGATGAAATCAGTTCTCGGAGCTTCGAGAGCTTTAGAAGAACTCGTTAAAATTATGCCGTCAACAGCCCATTTAATTAAAAACGGTGAAATAAAGGAAGTTCCGGTTGAAGAGCTGAAACCCGGAGACATCGTTCTTGTCAAACCCGGAGAAAAGATTCCGGCTGATGGAATTGTGATAGAAGGAGAGAGTTACGTGGATGAATCTATGCTAACTGGAGAGAGCAAGCCTGTTTTGAAAAAGCGAGGAAAGAAGGTGATAGGAGGAGCGATAAACCTTGAAGGTTCTTTGAAGGTGAAAGTAGAAAAAACTGGAAAAGACACGTACCTCAGCCAGATAATAGAGCTCGTTAAAGCTGCTCAGGAGAGTAAGTCGAAAACTCAGGATTTGGCAAACAGAGCTGCTTTTCTACTCACGATCATCGCTCTAACAGCTGGATTCATAACCTTCACAACCTGGATGTTCTTTGGAAAGGATTTGGCTTTCGCTGTTGAAAGAGCAGTTACGGTGATGGTCATCTCCTGCCCTCACGCGTTGGGGTTAGCAATTCCTCTCGTCGTGGCAGTTTCAACCTCTTTAGCTGCTAAGAACGGCTTACTCATAAGGAACAGGCAGGCTTTCGAGAGAGTCAAGGAGGTTGAAGCCGTAGTTTTCGATAAAACCGGAACTCTAACTGAGGGTAAGTTCGGCGTCGCTGATGTTTTCACTTTCAGCAAAAACGAAGATGTTCTGAGAATTGCCGCAAGCATAGAGGTGAATTCCGAACATCCGATTGCAAGAAGCATAGTTGAAGAGGCAAAAAAGAGAGGAATTGAGCTTTTGAAAGTTGAAGAGTTCAAAGCAATTCCCGGAAAGGGTGTTGAAGCTAAGGTTAACGGGGAGTTCTACAGAATTGTAAGCCCCGGATACTTAAAAGAGGCTGGTATTGACGTCGATATCCCAGAAGAGGCTATAAAGGGGAAAACCGTCGTTTACCTCGTCAAGGATAGTAAGGTGATCGGAGCGATCGCTTTAGCAGACAAAGTTAAGCCGGAGTCTAAAGAGGCTATACAGAAGCTGAAGGACATGGGGATAAAGTGCATGATGCTTACCGGAGATAGCAGAGTTGTGGCTGAAAAAGTTGCCGAAGAGCTTGGACTGGATGAGTTCTTCGCCGAAGTTTTGCCCCACGAAAAAGCGGAGATAATAAAGAGACTTCAGGAGAAATTCGTCGTTGCGATGGTTGGAGACGGAATTAACGACGCTCCAGCTTTAGCTCAGGCTGATGTCGGAATCGCTATCGGAGCCGGAACGGATGTTGCGATAGAGACAGCAGACATTATTCTCGTTAGAAGCGATCCAAGAGATGTGGTGAGGATTATAGAGCTTTCGAAGAAAACCTACAGAAAGATGTTGCAGAACTTGCTTTGGGCTACTGGCTACAACAGCGTTGCTATACCTTTGGCGGCGGGAGTTGCTTACAGCATCGGCGTACTACTTACTCCAGCCGTAGGAGCGGCTTTAATGTCTTTAAGCACGGTGATAGTAGCTGCAAACGCCAAACTTCTGAAATAAAATTTAAAGAACGCTCGGAAAAGTCCAAAGCTGATAAGTTGTGTAGAGGATGGCTGGTTTTCGCCCTACAAAAACAGAAATTGGTAAATGAGAATCGAGAAGAACTGGTAAGTCAGCAAGCTTTTTCCAACACCCTTCAAGCTTATCCTCTTTACCGCCAGAAACAGCAG is part of the Ferroglobus placidus DSM 10642 genome and encodes:
- a CDS encoding cytochrome c-type biogenesis protein, with amino-acid sequence MKIRYFIIFIFLLISISSALTVEDVEKDVMCVCGCGKVLENCECGTAEKMRKEIEGMIARGMSKEEIISELQATYGKEVLVNPPKEGVFLGLWYYPVAITIAGVSIVYALLKRRGGKWYGDPDETINVDEDYLER
- a CDS encoding phosphate-starvation-inducible PsiE family protein, translated to MRARGYKFLNALYEILVFAMAVIVLLLLIGYIYWILTQIYALIQTGSKEIFDKIVIEILTFLVLIELVRIFTEYLEFRRVRLYLMAELAAIFILREMFIILYAKEFDWLSLIAFSVLILSVTAARTLAILYSPQKR
- a CDS encoding helix-turn-helix domain-containing protein, coding for MYVAKVKVAQPTCSLAKATENGKVTMELLEYILLSDDEALFLGRISKVDDLSECFKVIEAHESTKFFQILEKTKTNLDFLAVIKDTTGIKAFEDSYCFVKPPIIVENGCKIYTVYAPDVRQLKKAYEKLKNFARWEILEVKSLEEKVKLTEKQHYVLKTAYEMGYFDRKRRATLVDIANAINLSKSTVHKHLHEGIQKIVEKYFNGFE
- a CDS encoding DUF2193 domain-containing protein — its product is MKEVIEKMVDEAIEAQWADVKTVEKNRGGEFVIDDVKAYVDVVNKMKAVGEQSEAVIRLHVDSVNAHYEVLRSLTKTVRPEDDPFVEHYQTPAILEILYEEDGKFRESVEKFIEEIGRAEALIGKEVVRRYGGFYGPTCVVDFALVPGSTSNVVNQILKGMDLPKEHKETILAAKSWAMNTSYGIGDVFAKEIERGATLNEALEKEIEMLKFIYDKPTEAQAALMDSLNHESFDVRTYMSEYKKRMEGAVKNALDDEVHYANIITVPAYCVGDIAHHISQSTYNMCKDDVVMAVITAVSEVMEASLRDNLNKFENEFHPLWLATGSTAVATEYILELDGFTAPMIVDLLTKRFHNFVQLYPSRDAAAELHNHDFMDMIYRGWKLLDKAMRAKNGSKDELKVKVGDFEVNLDPIHKNEVLMNPQRYTYPGCAISVRFSALMRLADYPCLLTSEPVTATMMTNVIALHKNTPNAPARRCKDCATAAMIDVRHQYCQWKEAV
- a CDS encoding DUF2180 family protein, giving the protein MKCYICAEQGKDSDAVAICIVCGMGVCMEHLVREEVELWRGDYPFPAKKLKKPVPRILCVICHEAYEEG
- a CDS encoding MIP/aquaporin family protein; protein product: MSLAKRFVAEVIGTALLVFFGAGSAAITLMLAKNAQKPNEFNIGIGALGGLGDWLAIGMAFAIVIMAVIYSLGRVSGAHINPAVTIALWATKRFPTSEVIPYIAAQLIGAALGSTLFLACVGSDAALVGGMGATAPFPGISYSQALLAEMVGTFVLMLVIMGVAVDERAPPGFAGLVIGLTVGGIITTIGNISGSSLNPARTFGPYLVDSAFGIDLWKFFPIYVIGPIVGAVVAALLYDFLSSE
- a CDS encoding MFS transporter, encoding MNGVHKDFLILGMLFAVTSFDTLLLGFAIPKIIVLYSLSKAQAGLLGTILMIGVGIGAIILGALSDVLGRKNIIIFSVSLFSTSTGLLGFAENFLSLAILLFFSGFGLGGGLTLSIAYLPEIIRDKPLEKYMCYFESFWGIGALFVVSTSRILLERPLKELFFVGAFPFLLLPIFFKLSEIRAEKSTISGNIRELLSKYWKITILLWVIWFCGVYTYYGIFLWLPEVMSSIAGFKAGYSLLIPVYGIQIISPLFLSLIIRDDNTEKLLFLYSLAAAIFTLLSISASDFLVLGMISTSFFSIGGWVLFILSTQKSYPQKMRGIGVGSAASVGRIGGIVAPYFTGLLLDIYGIFVAFTAISLMFVVIAILSFPLLKIRKEVRAH
- a CDS encoding SHOCT domain-containing protein, whose amino-acid sequence is MDGFHMFPFGFGFFGFGMIFWWVLWIIVAYLVYQDAEKRGMNGLLWFILVLIPMLGIVFLLVYLAVRESKAEEGKSSALEILKERYAKGEITKEEFERMRREIEG
- a CDS encoding heavy metal translocating P-type ATPase, coding for MEEHMHHVEERKAKHEHKKLHHEHMMEDFKRRFLASTALTIPIIILSPFIQKVFNYTLEFLGRAYVLFLLSSIVYFYGGYPFFKGFFDEFKKRTPGMMTLIAVAITSAYVYSSAVVFGLKGKYFFWELATLIDVMLLGHYIEMKSVLGASRALEELVKIMPSTAHLIKNGEIKEVPVEELKPGDIVLVKPGEKIPADGIVIEGESYVDESMLTGESKPVLKKRGKKVIGGAINLEGSLKVKVEKTGKDTYLSQIIELVKAAQESKSKTQDLANRAAFLLTIIALTAGFITFTTWMFFGKDLAFAVERAVTVMVISCPHALGLAIPLVVAVSTSLAAKNGLLIRNRQAFERVKEVEAVVFDKTGTLTEGKFGVADVFTFSKNEDVLRIAASIEVNSEHPIARSIVEEAKKRGIELLKVEEFKAIPGKGVEAKVNGEFYRIVSPGYLKEAGIDVDIPEEAIKGKTVVYLVKDSKVIGAIALADKVKPESKEAIQKLKDMGIKCMMLTGDSRVVAEKVAEELGLDEFFAEVLPHEKAEIIKRLQEKFVVAMVGDGINDAPALAQADVGIAIGAGTDVAIETADIILVRSDPRDVVRIIELSKKTYRKMLQNLLWATGYNSVAIPLAAGVAYSIGVLLTPAVGAALMSLSTVIVAANAKLLK